The genomic window AACCATTTGTACAGCGTGTCACTCTACTGAATGTCAAAGACAGCAAAAGTATTGCACACAATGCAGCCTCACATCCAAGTAGTGTAACTGTTTTCTTCTTGATTGTAATGTAAGTCAAAAGTATTCACACAATAACCAATAAGTCTTCACCTTTACTAATGTGAAACACTGTAAGAGATGTCAGTAATGTACACATAAACTCAATAGCATGAGCAACTGTTAATTCCACTGTACTGCCATtgtgaaacaataaaacattgattCAGTTTAAGTGCTTATCTAATCCTGTTTCTTCCCCTGCTTAACtatttaatactttttatttccttcatgGCCTGCTCTACCTGAACTGCTCTCTTCCTTTACAGTAAGGATTCTGTTACTCATTTTGACAATAAGGTTGATGATGTTTTAATAGACTTCATCCTGCATCCTGTCACACCATGTCCTCTGGTTCTCCTTCCTGCCCTGTTGACTCATAGTCacgttccttcttttctctcatcCTGGTAAGACCTGTAATTTATATTTACGTCCCAACCCCTGAAGCATGTCTGTCTGACCACATGAGGCAGAGTAACTCTATTCTTCGAAATACTCTCATACTACGAGACTTATACATCAGTGTATTGGTATCAGTTGATACCAACTTATGGCAGATATATTAGTATTGATGTAAATATAGACCGACAAGTAATAAGAATCTGAACTGTGGAAATGCAAAACTAGGTTTCATGTAATCCATAAGCAGTGTCACTTTTACATAGTTTATCCACTAGAGAGCACTAATAAGATGACTTTTACACTATAAAATGTCCCACTTACTATCTTGGTCATAATTGTAAAACATATATCAAATCAatatcaagtttatttatattacatttacaaaaaaaacaacctaaaactTACTATCAGCCAATATATCATTACCACATAAGCTCccaaaaacaaatgttggtATGCACCACAGAAATCGAGCATTTTTGAACTCCCTACAAAGGATCACAAGATAAATGTGAGTTTATTTTGAGATGATTACTTATgtatgaaagaagaaaaggaactACATAACTTTGTACTGACCTTTTGGAATTTCCTCAAATCTTTGCTTTTTGTGAAATCTTAGATAATTCAACCTCTATAGTGAtcaaaaagttatttaaattaatCTGCTAACGACTCATTAACATATTTCAAACTGGACACCAATTTGTCTGAGGCCACAAACCAAAAAGGTCACAGACTGTCAGTTTAATCCTCAACAATGCACCTCatctcataaaacattttttaaatattatctTAATctaaaagtaactagttaccCTAAAGCcatcaaataaatatagtggagtaagtattttaaaaaatgtacacaagtAAATGGAATTTCTCTGTGATGTGTCCATCATTCTGCccactcctctctcttctccctgtAGATCATCTCAGACAGGAATGCAGTCTCGTCTCGTCTTCTAACCCAGGCCTGACAGAGGTTTCATCGTCTACTTCCCCCCCCCTCACCTCCATGCCTGTACCCTTTTTCTGTACAAGGagtcacatttatataaaaacttTGTGACGAATTGGGCAAACGTCTTTTTATTGACCAAGTTCAAGTGTGACGGCAAACAGAAAGCCATCAGGTAAACATAAAGTCCTTTTGTAAGACAGTAGAAAAACAAAGCCTTGGTCCTTTCATATTCAACAGCATCTAATGTAATACTTTTCATAATTGTTAAAAACAACtaactgaatattttatcaGTGTTTATATGTAGTTAAACAGATCGTTCAAACCATCAGTGTGTCATGATTATTTAAAACTGTTGGAAAAAGGAGgcatctgtttttaaaatgagctCAGAGTTTCGTGGCATCTGGTCCGTTGCTTTTGTTTCTGCAGAAATCagtttctgtctgctgtttttgtgtccTTTCCGGTGTTATGTTTGCTCCTCACTGCATCTGTGAGAGGAGCTGCTCTCTGCGCTCTGCATTGATGAAGAAGCGTAGTTTCCGTGGCAACAGCCTTATCTCTACAGGCATGGCCTCGTATTCCTCGTTGTCAATGTTGTAAAAGCCACCGGTACCCTGCAGAGTCGGAAAGGACACAAAGTtgaaagtcaaaatgaaatatacCAAACTTCAGCCTGCAGACTGTATGACATGAGCACAGTCCTGAAATAGTTTTGATTTGCTTTGATGAGACACAGTACATTAGGATCAAATCACTTGAAGGTCctatgtgtagaatttagtggcatctagtggaacagacttggcagaaattgaatataatattcataagtatgttttactTAGTGTATAATCAAATAATACATCCTTGGAAGGGGATGGTAggggtattcatttggttgcaatctgcaacctcaccactagatgccgcTAAATCCTTCACACTGGTCCTAGAAAGAGCTTCTGACCTCAGGCAGCTGCAGCTGACAAGCACTGGCTTCCAGTTTTGTGGAACCTTTAGTGAATATAGTTGGgtcctcttcttttttatttctgtaataaaGAACAAggactttgttttatttttgcatgatGACTCTGTATAAACTTTCATGATATATGTTTCACCTCAATAGAGTTGATTGCATTAATAACAAACTACTGACCCAACAGTGATGAACTCACTCACAGTGAAGTCATCTGGCTCTGCGCAGATCATCAGCGAGTCATTTATGCGCTGCAAGttcaaataaacagaaaaaaaggacataaaTTAGAATTAGAAGGAGAAGATTTTAAAGAAACAGTTAGATatttgggtttaaaaaaaaaaagtagactgACCATCTCAACAGGGTTTTTGTTGTGCGTTTGAATAAAAAGCTCTAACGAAGACAGCTGCTGCTCCTCCCACTTCTCTGGCTCTTCTTCTTTTGGAGGCtctgaataaacacacaaaccaaaaacatgaCTGTGGAACTCACAATTTTTAATGATTAAGATTCGATATCAACACAATCTTTCACCATACCTTCAACAGGCGGGTACCAGTAGTTCTTCAGTCTGCGGCCAATGCGATGGAGCAGGCTGGGCCTGGTGGGCTTCTGAGGGGGCAGGTCAGGGGGGCGAAGAGTGGGCGACAGGTAGGTCACGGAGACTTCCCGGACCAAGGGCCACTCCTGAAAGATTTTACAACAGTACATCGTCGTTGGTTGTTTGTTGAAAATGCAACATTCTCCTACAATGTGCAATATAACTTTCCTGGGTTTATAAGCTGTAGTGTTTTTCATTGATGTCATTGGcctcatcatgtttttatttgtggtgtttttgtttgtttttgttggtatGTATGTCCGTTTTATTGAGAGATAAATGTTTTgtgatgcaataaaaaaatgtaagggGACAATTAagtatatcttatcttatctgtcACCCACAGAATCATTAAAGTCATGAGTCATGAGGAATAAATGGATTACATCTTCTGTGTTTGTAGACTGCTGAGTCAATGAGATACCAACATATTTTACTAAAGCTGATGACGGCCTAcattttgtgttgatatttttaaacatgaccCCAAATTATACCCATATACATCAGGTATTCAGTGACCATAGCAAGTTTAGACAAACCTCTTACCTGTAGAGTGCTGAACCAATGAGCTGCACTTGACTTCAGTGGTCCAAGGTACCAATATCTGTGTGGAAATATCATGTTAATCATTACTATGTATAGGGGGTTATGTCATGGTTAACCCAAAGTTATAATTTGAGGGACTAATAGTGTGATCTTACTTGCTGATTTTTGCAGCCACATCTCTAAAAGCGCCCCAACGCAGTCCTGTCAGAGCAAACACCGgctgctctttctctccctagaaacacacacacacagaaacgtTCCAGTCCAAATACTGCTATTAGCAAAATTAAACAAGATTATTTCAATTTCCCTGACATTTCATATTACACAGTGTGAATTAATTCCAAAGCAAATTTCTTcaattatttcttcatttatcCAGAAGTAAACAAACATCTGCATTTAAGACATTCTCACTTTGATTTGAAGCACATCCAGCGGCACCGTTTCTCCCTTCAGAATGGACAGTGTTGCTGATGTTATGTCTCTGGAAAGACAAGTTGAAGTTACTTATGTTGAAGCTCCATATTGTTTACTAAGGGAGCCACATCCTTTATTGGGTTGGAACTATACACTTTCtgttaaatattacaaaaatgtcCTTAATTCATCCATAAATTGTTTAGTTTATTGAAAGTCATAAAACCGTAAAATTGTCATCAGAATTTTCCACAGCTCAAGGTAACGCtttcaaatgttttgattttacagtGGTATAAATCAGCCAATGTGGGGGATTTCGGCTTTAAGAATAGtagctgattcattttctgagTGAAACTTTTAGCTCTATTCCAATCCACAGTTTATCGTCACATGTATAAGATTGTGTGATGAATAAATCTGGATTAATTTTGCCGAGATACTCACTTGACCTTGTTGTCACTGAGGAGGTGCAGACCTGGACTCAGAGAATTGCGAGATCCCAGTGGAATGAATCCAATTGGTATATTACTGAATGCGTCCTGTAGTCATAAAACATCCATCAGTGaaagtgatcaacatttttgaTTCATTTCTACTCATCTCATTTAGCAGCCAGTTAACGGAGATAATGAGATCATGATAACGGAACAACACATCTAGCGTATAAGACCTACTTGATCTGGCCTACGCAGTAAACCGGTGATGACTTCCTGCAAGGTGCCATCCCCTCCAGCCACAATCAGCATGTCCGTCTGTTCCATAAGATCCACCAGTTTTTTTGCCTGACCTTCATAATCTGTCTGTAAAGgaacaaacaacatataaacATTATGTCACATTGGGGGACGAAGACTGGAGCCACTAATAgtacagatgtatttttattctaCGATTAAACAACAAATGATACCTTGACTATTGTAATCTCCACACCAGCCAGGTGTAAAATGGGAGCAGCATTCTTTTCAAACAGGTTGCTGGCTTTCCTGTGGAGGATTGAGACAAGGAGTtattcagagagaaaagagagagaaagaaaaaaagcccatttaaaaatgatattagATGTGTGTCTTCTTACCCACTGCAAGCTGCAGGGTTCAAGATCACAGTGGCTTTTCTCAGCCGCTCCTGTGGTGCTATCTGTTGACGTCCATACTCCTAACAGACATGATGATGAGGTTTTTAAACACTTGAGAAACACATTGGTTTATATGTTGCTGCTGGATGACAGTATACATAGTGATGTCTTACCCTGGCCTCTAGACAAGCCTCTCTCCGCAGAACATTGTCactaaaaaagacacaaaatacaAGACATATAAACAGGCCTGTGTGCACTATCCAGTCGTTGAAAATACTATAACCTGTTGGATATACTCACCAGTGTTTACCGTACAGCCAGTACCCTCCGTAAGACAGGACACCCGTAGCAAACGTGGACTTCTTCCAGTGATTCCGCAGAGTCTTAAACACTTTCACGACCCGCGCCATTATTGTAGTTCAAATACCCTCTAACCCACTTTAATGCCACACAACATTTAAACTGCAGTGCTTGTTTTATGTCATTGGTGATAGATTTTACTCTCAGCGGTCACCACACTGTAGCTGCTGTCAGAGCAACACGGTATGGACATGTTGGTGTTACGTCAAAATAGTCCGGGTCAACCCAGGGCTGAACAAATATTTGTTCCGCGCGTGGTTCATTAACGTGTCACAGTGAAACAGAATAATTGCTTGATAGAAAATACTATCTGCACGAGAAGTAGATTTGTAAGATAGTAAATAAACCTTAAATATACAAGAAGTCCAGATAAATTACTTTTAGGCTACATCCGCACTGGAAGACTACAATTCCCATCCGAGGGGTGTGGGGACCTTGCCTGAAGAGAGAGTACAGAAGTGCAGTGGTGATTAAAACGATGTAGCTGGCTTGTTTACTCAGTATACACATAAAATGAGAGGTGGCATTTTTTTGTTCAGCTAATGTGACCGAAGCACGTTTATGAAAACGTGATAATTTTAAATTTCACACCGGCACAACACCAGACGCTTCCGTCCAGTTTTCAGAGTGTATCATGGCGGCGCAGATGGCGGTAAATTCGGGTATgaactatatttattttattaagtaaCCTAACTGCATTATTTTCCAGTCACA from Scomber scombrus chromosome 6, fScoSco1.1, whole genome shotgun sequence includes these protein-coding regions:
- the agk gene encoding acylglycerol kinase, mitochondrial; protein product: MARVVKVFKTLRNHWKKSTFATGVLSYGGYWLYGKHCDNVLRREACLEAREYGRQQIAPQERLRKATVILNPAACSGKASNLFEKNAAPILHLAGVEITIVKTDYEGQAKKLVDLMEQTDMLIVAGGDGTLQEVITGLLRRPDQDAFSNIPIGFIPLGSRNSLSPGLHLLSDNKVKDITSATLSILKGETVPLDVLQIKGEKEQPVFALTGLRWGAFRDVAAKISKYWYLGPLKSSAAHWFSTLQEWPLVREVSVTYLSPTLRPPDLPPQKPTRPSLLHRIGRRLKNYWYPPVEEPPKEEEPEKWEEQQLSSLELFIQTHNKNPVEMRINDSLMICAEPDDFTVSEFITVGNKKEEDPTIFTKGSTKLEASACQLQLPEGTGGFYNIDNEEYEAMPVEIRLLPRKLRFFINAERREQLLSQMQ